The sequence gactaAGGTTtaagagctaataagctatgcttcttcccactccttttcaaatatgacttttttctttttcttttttgtgtgtattgttacactggtcaacaacaaatttattgtttaagttttttgagctgatttaggataattttggtgtgctgaatccaaaaatcacattcattttgctcaatcaggtcaactttctgaactatgttacatattggctttttaacatttttgcttacatttatgggcattttcacatcatatgatacacaattctttcatatttcttgcaataaaggagttctgaagattttacttttgccaatttatgattaatgtttttttttaatattacaggtgaatgaaatgccttcaactagaagatcttgcaaaaataagcctgatgtattctgctacatctgtggtgaatacataataaatacatcctgttagaaaatgattttttttctcttaaaacctattttgggtgaaaactatagaaaaaatcaactgataaagtcacaaaaatgtaatcaattttgtgagaagatcaaatttttcaaaatcaaattagcaaaaaaacctgacctgattgagaaaatcagatgtcatttttggatttagcggtgcaaaatggtcctaatgtcaggatctgtgcctgtgtgactctcagctcctccttctccttatcatcatcatcatcatcatcatcatcatcatcatcagactcacctgctggtgctgcatggctgcagccaattacctcttgcctatttaaggattaggtttgcagccatgcagcgctggttcaTTTCTTTCCGTTCCATtactctccataacccggacattatcCATCttcatctacggactctgacccaggtattgtgtgttttttatggacCCTGTCTtagcttttgtgttaggttttccgTTGTTTggctttcatttttgttaataaacttgtgttttcTTTCCCTTCAGtatcgtgcatttgagtcctctcccCCCCTCCGTTGTGAcacctaattcagttgaaaaaacctagacaacttgcaaaaaacatttttttgtaacccagtgtaattataaCCACTccacaaaaaaaagaacagcactTTATAtgttgaatttccctcaggattaacaAAGTATCTGTCTATAGGCCATGGCTCAGAGGGTAGAGTGGGTTGCCCAATAGCTGAAGAGTTGTTGGTTCAAATCCTTCTTTATGCcagtaataaaaaaagaaaatcacagaaaAGTTGTCAAAAGCAAAACAGCAATATTAATATATatactctattttttttttaaccagaaaaTATGACAAATTAAGTAGAAAAAGCATGAAGCCAACTAACCCCCCCATAACCCCCAtaatattatctatctatctatctatctatctatctatctatctatctatctatctatctatctatctatctatctatctatctatctatctatctatctatctatctatctatctatctatctatctatctatctatctatctatctctcataaaaaacaaaacaaagcaatattaaaaaagatatacttttttttttttttttaccagaaaatatgaaaaagtaGAAAAAGCATGAGGTTAATTAAACCCCTCATAACCTGTTTattacaacaataaaaataaaagataaaattatAAATTACAAAGTAATTTTCTcagaacaacaaaacaatattaatatatatatatatatatatactttatttttttttttttttttttttttaccagaaaatATGACAAAGAAAGTAGAAAAAGCATGAAGTCAACTAAAACCCCCCAAAATCATCAATTATATCCTGGTAGTTTCACACATTTATCAAACTGTAATATCAGTAAACTGTTTATTATGACAAtacaaataaaagataaaattatGAAATGCAAAGTGATTTTCTCATCTTAAAGAAAAGTAATAAAATGTTTATAATATTAGTTTTaacaaattataaaaaataatcacaagAAATTGTATTGATTCCCTCTTACAAGACCAGGAAACATATTCTACAACTAATGCGgataataaaaatacaatttaaaaaaaaaaaaaaattagcccaTATTTCTAAAACCCAATATAAAAGTTATAGATTCCATTCACACTGTGTATGTGGATCATCTTAATGACACACTGTAATTACAAGAAAATCCCATGGAAAACAGCAAAAGTCTGGAAACTGATGACATAAAACATCTTTCAAGCCTTCCCCAATATGTGAAACCTTGCCAATCACACTTACCAGATATTTTACTGATCAATATACACAGGaagacatgtttaaccctttcatgcatgacttatgaaaaccttaatcatgattttccccccatttttattcctctttaggcatgaaaagaaaaaaaaaaaaacaacgcgattgacagctttttatgaacctatttttcatggagttgcaaaaatgtccactcaaatggatatgatgcatttaatttttgaagccaagaaacgtgtatttactgatatactgtgaaaactatgaaatacaaacactTCTAATGCagcaatctgatgttttctcatatttaaacatactctaatactagttattactcacttcatggagataatatacaaaaaaaacccattttgtcgaagagaaaatgataattacagtctaataacaattgatttacactcaaacatgttactgcagatcaggtttatccagaacagcaaagtttcatgatgcataagtgttcattgtgttggctgatatggaactaaaacaacaaaactcatgaatatacaagagaacagctggagaagaactgtccactggagtgaccactatgcatgaaagggttaagcgcTGTGCCACCCAACTCTTTTACTTGTTCACAGGAGAAATTCTTAACGGATCAGAGTTTTTCGCATTTTGTTTAAGGTGCGGACTGAAATACGGGAAGATCTTTTCGTCGAAAGAACACTCAGTAAAGGAGTAAATGTGCGATTGAGTCGTCACGTTGTAAAAGGACACCAGAGCTTCCTCGTAATCTACAAACACCCCCACCCTCTGAGGTTTGTCGGTCAGGGACAGGCTGATGGGTGGGGCTGTCAGAGCTGCGTACTTATCATCATTATAATGAACCACCACTCAGTACCCCTGATCTGGATTCAGGGTCAGTTTCCCCTTGCGGTTTGACTTGCCTCTTGCTACACCTAGATCCCACCCGCTCTTGTTTTTCACCTCCACCTCCCAGTACGACTTCCCGTGAGTAAAACCGCCAAGCCCCAGGATGCTGCCGAACTCATCGAACCTCCCTGGGGTGTTGGGAACTTGCTGGTTCTTTCCTCCATCTTGTACTTTTTTCCCATCTTGGGAAACAACAAGACATGGATGTGCAGTAGTCGGGTCCATCTTTACATCCACTGCATGAAAAAGCaaaagaatcagaatcaaaatactttattaaccctttcatgcacaaattatgagaaccttaatcaaaattttttcctgagtgttcttatttctctttaggcatgaaaaaaacaatgcgactgaaaattttcttctgaaaaataaataaacaaaataaaaataattgaaaaaaatttaaaaatacattaaaaaaataaataaataatgaaaaagaaaaaattcttatgaacctatttttcatgaagttgcaaaaatgtccactcagctggacaccacacgtttaatttttgacgcacagaaacatgtatttactgataaattgtgtgaaaactatggggagggcttgtaattctgggggtttatgatcaggagagatctacataatgttaccaattcatgtcagaaaagatatgtagtgtcttaaaactttaataaagatatgtgtaaaaaaaaaaaaacaaaaaaaaaaaaaaaaaaaccccgaaaagaacaacaaaatccatgaatatacaatagaacagctgtagaatagctgtccactgtagtgaccactgtgcatggaagggttaaacccaggggaaattattgggcGTTATAGTCGCTTCATTCAAGTACAGGGTgatccaaaaaaatgtatacacactttaaataattgtaaagtaggtgtttattaaaattcatttaattttctaaatgtaatagaatttacaaacatcattttattgttttgtctgttccgcctgttctcaaactgacatccgttctggtccagacgctgctgacaacgccaatcacacatcatgaaacaattcccttggtatttgcgtgcattcacgttcagtggctgctctcaattcagcgactgttgcaggtctcatagcgtagactttgtcttttaggtatgttgagccgcattatgtaataaattcccattatgtagtaAAAGTTCAacatgtaataagaatgtcacgtcatcttgtaataaagtcgcattatgtaataaacggatgcattttgtaataaactaggCCAACGCATTATATGGtaaattttttcatattatgtagtaagttattacaagttgagaaatttattacaaaatgcacttgacacatttttatttaaaaaaatgtaataacatggttcattatgtaataacaatccaaattaatataatttcagagcaatttagaagaaattagtcacaggagctacaggtaatgtaatcagaactttaaccacacagtttaaagattaatttagcacattacattttcctgaaaataaaaatgtgtcgagtgcattttgtaataaatttctcgaattgtaataacttactacataatgcaaaaaaatttactacataatgtgttaaggtagtttattacaaaatgtgtcagtttattacataatgcggctttattacaaaatgacgtgacattcttattacattttgaacttttattacataatgggaatttattacataatgcggctcaacaaggtatccgcataaaaaaagtctagtggtgtgaggtctgatgAATGCGAAGGGTATTTGACGAAACCCTtctgtccaatccacctgtttggcaagttcaccagacctcataCCGCTGAACTTTTtttgtctggaccagaacggacgtcagtttgagaacagtttgacaataaaatgatgtttataAATTCTGCTACATttagaaaattaaatgaattttaataaacacctactttacaattatttaaagtgtgtatacatttttttgggacaccctgtacactaaaaaagtagcaggaaactaattatcaatacaacagaaaaagaaaaacatagacATATCATAATatgtcataatactggaaggtctcagagcctttgtgtgtgtgtcggcacaattctgacaaattgagacatttttaactgtccaatttggtacctacagttgaggaatagtcccacctccccattaaatatctcagcaagttgataggaccaatattttcagagatattagtcattttggaatacaataaccttaaggcgaagacacaccaatcCGACTGCCTATCATCACCAGAAAAGttagcctgacttatcagtgggCTCCTGTCTCCTtcacacggtcaaaaaagtgtgaagaacaaacCAAATCAACTACTGACGTGAGCGTACATTCTGTGCTTACACAAGACGTAAATTTGGAAACGAAttggaacatctctctagaccacaggtgtcaaacatgcggcccgggggccaaatctggcccgccgaagggtccagtccggcccttgagatgaatttgtgaaatgcaaaaattactgaagatgttaataatcaaggatgttaaaatcattttaggtcatttcagtctaaagtggataagaccagtaaaatattatcataaaaacctataaataatgaaaactgtaaatttgtctcattgttttagcgtaaaaaaaagtaaaattacacaaaaatgtttacatttacagactagtcttttacaaaaaatatgaatatctgaaatgtcttaatttttaattcaagatttttttttgttgttgcttgattcaagattttttttttttttgcttatttcaagatttttttttctgaattcaagatttttcagaccagtaaaatgcaatcataataacctattaataatgaaaactgtaatttttctcattgatttagtgtaaaaaaaaaaaaaacagtaaaattgcacaaaattgttgacatttacaaactagccttttataaaaaaaaataaaataaaatacataaaaaagtgaataacctgaaatctcttaagagagttatgtggaattttaacaatattctccctgttatttgatgttttgtgtatttgtagatccactgtgatctgtaagttgtgattcacatgtataaatgataaactaaggcgtaatattgttaacattgtacttactttactaaagaattttcagtttgttcatatttgttcatgtgaagttcaagtacaatttgtggatataaatattgtcattacagaatttactttttactctcaaaagttcttatcctgttatttatattattttactggtccggcccacttcatatcatattaggcttaatgtggcccctgaactaaaatgagtttgacacccctgctctagaccaaaacacagagctcactGTCGTCAGTGCAGAAGGGTTGTTGAACTCGTCAAACaaatggctagtaataagaagatactggcattgtcagctctcgggcttcttcttgtggaagaaaaaAGATGTTGGAGGCAAAAACTGGGGAGAaattgcactatgctaacaatgctaacagtgctcACTTCATGGAATTAATATAGTCCATAGTAAACACTGACTGACACTCATTCAGatatgatatgagcagtgaatgaactattatagaagacaataatagtgtgaagaaccttggcatagctgtattcacatggaaactgcccattcactgattcactagtcaagggctatccctccaccaatcgggggtgggtgggtgggtgcaggCACAGCaaatctggctccatcatgtcagtggtCAGTGACCCAAAGTCAGAAATgctcatttcttctaaactgctcctctgcagatccatttattttattaaactTCTCTGCAGAATGTATTTAGCTGTACtctataaatgtcattgcctgtactgtatccaatggttcaataaatcagtctttaaggaatatgacaaacttttttcataaagtatataaacaatatttagcttttattcttatagaccctattgaaagagaaattcaggttctcaggaaaatcgccgcttatcagttaatcattaatcgatcgataaggtcaaccaactaatgattaatagattaatcgataatttgcatccctagttgtgtgtaattagtatgtggttataaggtggagttcAACAGTCTGACAGACACAGGCAGGAATAatttcctgtgtggttcagtggtgcATCTGAGTGGAATCAGTCTTTCACTGAACGCCCTCCTGTGACTGACCAGTGCATCATGGAGTGGGTAAGTGGAGTTGTCCAATACTGTCAACACTGTCTGAGCTGTGAATGTAAAATACTGTTGAATTTTAACGTGTTTATTGATTACGCACCTGCAAATGTGGAAATCCTCTTCAgttctgtaaaaacaaaaagtatGTTAAATACCAAacactgaataaataaaatatgaacgtACATAGCTACAGTTCAGGTACAACTCACCTACAGAGGAGAGTTTATCCAGTTTTTGGTGAATTTCTTCCATCATGGTTGTCGTTGTTGTTCTCAGTGTACCAAAGGAGAACGACGTGTCAACACTTACACTGGTCCAGTCTCGACATCCATCCATTGTTTTGATcatctaaaatgtaaaattaatgatGGTGAACCAAATTTTAGAAAAGTTTTGTCATCATTGAACTGGACTGGATGGTGGAATTCtcattgttttccttttttgatTCAACAGTACAACATTCACTCTGAGAATAACAAACTCTGACAGTACCAATTGTACTCAACATAATTAAGCAGAAAAGTGAAACTTTTTGCAACACATATTTCTGGTAGCCAagcatttcccatcatgcactgggCCCCTCAGACAAACTTTCGAGGCTGTTTCGATTTCGCATGTTTTATCGTTTCCAACATCGGTGTGACATTTGGACCAAGTCGGACAAAAATCCGACTTTGATTGTGCAGTGATTGTTCAACCGGTCTAGCTCAGTGCAAACATGTCTTTACGTAAATACCCATTTCATGCGTTCATGCATGCAGCAGTGCATTTagacttaaaataaataaaaaacttgcAGCTTCATAGCAGTCAGTAAGAATgaactgcaaaaaacaacattttcaaaACGTATAAGAATGatttttatgattgtattttgacATGATTAGAGAGTTAGGAGACAGTGGTTAAAACGAAAAACAAAATACtggccattttcttttgttcattttttcattacaaAACACAAATTGGATGGCCGCAACGTGCACTGACCCAAATGGATTATAAAAGATGATGCAGAATTCAGATTTGGTAGAAATGCCATTCCTAGAGTTTGTTGTTACATTGTGTCGGTCGGTATTCCATAAAGTCTTATTTTTGTAACAGGTTTTGTCAGACTCATATCTTTGCAGCCTCAAAATTTTTAAGACTTTCCACCAAAGAATCTGGGGAGATCTTcagtcatttttgttattttatagaGGATTTGCAgagtttaaactgttaaaatcCATTTGCTCGAATGTCAGATCATCAGTGCTCACCTCTAAGTCGGAGCTCTTTTCCACCTCATCCATGTTCCTTTTCAGTCGGTTAATTTCTTCCTGCAGTTTTGTGACCAGATTACGCGCTTCTCTTTTCACTCTCTGCCTCCTAAAACATAACATGCGATAAAGTGAACCATTTTTAACAAAATGCACTTGAATGTTGCACACTGTTTATGTGAAGGCCTGACCTGTCCTCCACTGGTTGAAGCGCTTTCTGACGAGCGTCCTCCACGATTTTTATCACCTCTGAGAACACATCGTTGATTTCTAACCACTCTGCATCCAAGCCGCCCTGAAATAACAGATACATGACGGATggtaaaaatattaaacaaaaaattcaaaaaatctaAAAGGTCCAACTGTGCTGCTGCTCACCTTACAGGCCTTGACAGATGACTTGACTTCAGCCACCTtatgttcctttgtttggattttcTGCAGTAAATCAGCGATGATCTTGTCTTTTTTTGCCTTGAACTGAATACAGAAGTAGATATTTCAAAAGTACATACATGGAAACTATACTACAACTGAATATGGAGTAAAGTTTAAGACCAATAACCTCTGAGtggagaaaaataataaattttttacagtgtaaacctgtgtttttcaaccacgtggtgtcacctggaattcaaatggggtcgccagaaatttctagtaattgataaaaataaataaaatcttactaataaaaaatctatggtgagttgacagagacaatcccaatccataaaagacatgacaaactgaagctgaaactgaagcactgtggttctgtttatctgtcaaatgttcattgtggtcagtttcagatgctgcagctctttcataattcatagtttgagttcttgtttgttcagtattaattgtcagccttgtaaatccaagctggactgactgtacatatcctgaccaaggaaaatcaaattctcactttgtgcagtaatctacacctggatttactgcctctgtccataataatatacattatatagactaaatgtcgtctaaaatcaacatttatttgcaacatagtatagcaaactattacatgaccaaaaacaaattaattttagcaaaattttgtctgtgttttgaatgtctggggtcaccagaaattagtgatgttaacatgtggtcacaagtcaaaaaaggttgagaaccactggtgtaaaccAATACAATAGTACAGCATTAATACCTGAAGTACTTTTTCAGCTTCTCTATCTGTCTCCTTTTCCTTGACCTGTGGTTGCAATACGTTTTCCTGGGGTGTCGTTGTTGGAATCATCCAAGACATGTCAGCCATCTAGAGGTTAAAACAACAAATGacaatcagaatcagttttattgaccaagtatgtgaacacatacaagggatttggctttggtttttacattgctcatggCGTACAGTTTCTCTTAATCTGCttcgtttgttttattttgtttctttccattttctaaacagatagatagatagatagatagatagatagatagatagatagatagatagatagatagaacagttCCAatatgaacccagacaacataaACCCAATCACATGTGGACTtagacataatatagacaaacattcgactagagacaaagacaacaatgggttgagatttgcATTGGATTTATAATGTATTATGTACAGAAAGTGGAAATTGGAGTTTTAATACAGTGAGTGAATGTGTGGATCCGGTCTATTAGAATATATGTTTATGtctatattatttacagtgggtttatattGTAAAATGTACAGAAAgcgcaaattggagtttttatacagtgagtggatgtgtacagggatacggtctgtaaaaatatgtttatgtattaTTCTAGTGCAAATACTCAGAGTATTTTAAATTGTGCAAATTAGTCAGTTTTATACAAAATATAAGTTTGTAGAACTTGTAGAACTGTAGAACTATAagtttgtagatgcaaaatataagtttgtgagttggtgaatTGGAGTCAGGGGGATACTGACACTGGATGGTTCATAAACAATTCTGTATataagtgtttttcaatcttggggtcgggaccccatgtggggtcacctggaattcaaatggagtcgcatGAAATTTcataaaattgataaaaaaacaaaaaacaaaaacaaaaacaaaacttactaataaagaatatatggtgagttgagagagacaatcccaatccaaaaaagactgtgaagctgaaactgaagcactgtggttctgtttatctgtcaaatgttcattgtggtcggtttcagatgctgcagctctttcataattcatagtttgagttcttgtttgttcagtattaattgtcagccttgtaaatccaagctggactgactgtacatatcctgaccaaggaaaatcaaattctcactttgtgcagtaatctacacctggcttttctgcttccgtccataataatatacgttacatagactaaatgtcacctaaaatcaacatttatttgcaacatagtatagcaaactattacataatcaaaaacaaatacattttagcaaaaaaatgtctggggtcgccagaaatttgtgatgttaaaatggggtcacgagccaaaaaaggttgggaaccactgctgtatatcctgtatatattatatatacgaGAACAGTAATAATAATGAAGGTCAGTTTGGGGTGCATGTTGTGTGCATCAGCATATTTATAATAATTTCTAAAGTTCAGTAAAAATCAGCCCCTATGCAGGTAATCTTGAAGGAGTGGTAGGGGAGCAACGAGttacatgtaatgaaataatttagtTAAATTATGAACTAAAGTTATTCTAATTAGCTACAGTTACTGAGAAATATCTGTAACTGATTTAGAGTTATGAACAAATATGTGTCGTGTGAATGCATTATTTTGCTTAAACAGATTAGAGTATAAGAATGCACATTTCAATGCTGGAAATATTTCAGTAATATTTTCCTTCTGTTTGTTACTGTACAGATCCATTACCCTTTATTTCTCTGTTGAAACCATTTGTTTTAATCAAGTGTATTCAGTTACATGATGGGTCATTCCAttccaaatcaaccagatttcagaaagtgccccgcatgacaccctcagaaaattctgaaaaaattcacaattgttcacctaccagataaacgaacacatccaaactGTTAAAAACGCCATTTACACCTacatttgtatacaatttgaagaaaatatagtcatgcagtaaaaaaaaaaaaaaaaaaaaaaaaaaaaaaattaaaaatagaaccagttctttCCCAAAGCttaaattttgtgcacaacatctgaaacatatatgaagacatggtaaaaatttccaaaattttcattcactggccacatggtaatttgggtgctcaaagaaagagtatttttgtgaacaaTTGAAAGCGacacattttattcattgcctcacagcaacacttttcattgaaacatagtctttttgcagtatattgttgcatcttgaccataagaatccatgcaaaaaaaaattcggtctctacattcatccattctggcacagtgcaagtctgaagagagaggacatatGGAATAATTAGCCTTTTCACCTGATTTCAAgacctcatggaccaaacatgaaggcacttacaattattttaatgcgaactatggtcttttcagggggatttcaccccagacagtaagtttcagcagtgtggcttgagtACCTAAGGAGatagagctcctcaaagttggcccaaaagcaaatttgcaaaataaaaaaaaaacaaaacaaaaacattaattttcaaagggctgtatctcctaaactattacagatatgacattaaaattttggatgtgttcgtttatctggtaggtgaacaagtgtgaattttttctgaattttctgaggggttcatgtggggaccattggttgaattgccatggaatgaccctgaTGTATTTGAGTGACATATTAGAGTTCAGACATAACTTTTGCAATAATCATGGAAATCAGCCGTACCTGCTGCGCTCCAGTGGAGAAATCAAGCACTCTGCGATTTTTGTTGAAGCCGGCGGCAGGTTGATGAGAGCGTTGTGGAGTTTCAAACACTGTAAAGAAAGATGAAGTGTCAAATACAGGTTTTTATCGGTAGTTCTTTGATGTGTTCCTCTTAATATTGGATGGTGCTTAGTGATCACTGTTTGGGGATCAAAAAGCCACAACATGAgtcaaaaatgtgtttaaataatACATATTTAGGGTTGTAACGATGTCATGGTGATACGATTAATCGCGATTTTAAACGTCACTGTAAGAGTCAGTGTAACAGTGTAAGCATGGAagaaatttatgttttgttttaagagttaaaatatttgatgagatattataattatgttat comes from Sphaeramia orbicularis chromosome 18, fSphaOr1.1, whole genome shotgun sequence and encodes:
- the LOC115438560 gene encoding uncharacterized protein LOC115438560; translation: MSSLQICHCGWSKMTTYHGLRTHQGKMGCTPKGMGIPENKQYLFKPYIPEFTFTMPPIKIEEPLMNTYNFKPDFSEERPLLGRQRNAGNMGCTLREITMPEFDARKNPKDESRQQDRAPITHTPIAPASLNLPNQTLPDAAVIGIIKSLIENHQHSPPTTANVEETHRSLGFSSGSQPFWMPLSQTCSIQTTSATPEPATKETNTTLFETPQRSHQPAAGFNKNRRVLDFSTGAQQMADMSWMIPTTTPQENVLQPQVKEKETDREAEKVLQFKAKKDKIIADLLQKIQTKEHKVAEVKSSVKACKGGLDAEWLEINDVFSEVIKIVEDARQKALQPVEDRRQRVKREARNLVTKLQEEINRLKRNMDEVEKSSDLEMIKTMDGCRDWTSVSVDTSFSFGTLRTTTTTMMEEIHQKLDKLSSVELKRISTFAVDVKMDPTTAHPCLVVSQDGKKVQDGGKNQQVPNTPGRFDEFGSILGLGGFTHGKSYWEVEVKNKSGWDLGVARGKSNRKGKLTLNPDQGY